The following proteins come from a genomic window of Nautilia profundicola AmH:
- a CDS encoding M23 family metallopeptidase, translating to MKKLWILILLLIAGAAGFVYFSPMFEKTPPSIQIESNGFTNLKKPLKVILKDESGIKYYRVTMIAGGVVSELATLTDPAMGKEVVLKINLPKTNAKQIKINIAAVDNSKWHFFAGNEAKKSIILQVDTTAPLTEIINNSYAIGNGGSAAAVVKVSDENLKDKYILVNGKYRFNLTPFVKKNYYVALIAWPVKEKTFDAELVAEDMAGNIVKEHIPYYWRKYRYPKAKIKISDKFINSVAKRVLEKMDIPIPNDPVEIFKKVNETVRAMNEKEIHDLTDKVYEDKISYFSIARFNPLPGSAVRAYFGEQRTYYYKGEKISNAIHKGIDLAKVKRAKIYSSNYGKVIAEKYIGIYGNTLIVYHKLGLYTLYGHTSVFKVKVGDKIRRGQVIARTGSTGAVFGDHLHFGVYVQGYAVNPIEWMDPRWIKLNVTNVINGAKRIINK from the coding sequence ATGAAGAAATTATGGATTTTAATACTGCTTTTAATTGCTGGTGCAGCTGGGTTTGTATATTTTTCTCCGATGTTTGAAAAAACTCCTCCGAGTATTCAAATCGAAAGTAACGGATTTACGAATCTTAAAAAACCGTTAAAAGTAATTTTAAAAGACGAGTCCGGAATTAAATATTATCGTGTAACTATGATTGCGGGTGGAGTCGTAAGCGAACTCGCTACTCTTACAGATCCGGCAATGGGGAAAGAAGTTGTACTTAAAATCAATCTTCCGAAAACAAACGCAAAACAGATAAAAATAAATATTGCTGCCGTTGATAATTCAAAATGGCATTTTTTTGCGGGCAACGAAGCAAAAAAAAGTATAATATTGCAGGTCGATACTACAGCACCTTTGACTGAAATAATTAACAATTCTTATGCTATAGGAAACGGTGGAAGTGCAGCTGCTGTTGTTAAAGTAAGCGATGAAAACCTTAAAGATAAATATATTTTGGTTAACGGAAAATACAGATTTAACCTAACTCCATTTGTGAAAAAAAATTATTATGTTGCTTTAATTGCATGGCCTGTAAAAGAAAAAACGTTTGATGCCGAACTTGTAGCGGAAGACATGGCAGGAAATATTGTAAAAGAGCATATTCCTTATTATTGGAGAAAATACAGATATCCGAAAGCAAAAATTAAAATAAGTGATAAATTTATTAATAGTGTTGCAAAAAGAGTACTTGAAAAAATGGATATACCTATTCCAAACGATCCTGTTGAGATATTTAAAAAAGTAAATGAAACTGTAAGAGCAATGAATGAGAAAGAAATACACGATCTTACTGATAAAGTATATGAAGATAAAATAAGTTATTTTTCTATTGCAAGATTCAATCCACTGCCGGGAAGTGCAGTAAGAGCTTATTTTGGAGAGCAGAGAACTTACTATTATAAAGGCGAAAAGATTTCTAATGCTATTCATAAGGGAATAGATCTTGCTAAAGTAAAAAGAGCGAAAATTTATTCAAGCAATTACGGTAAAGTTATTGCTGAAAAATATATTGGTATATATGGTAATACATTAATTGTATATCATAAATTAGGATTATACACCTTGTATGGACACACTTCGGTATTTAAAGTTAAAGTGGGTGATAAGATCAGAAGAGGCCAGGTAATAGCAAGAACCGGTTCAACAGGAGCGGTGTTTGGCGATCATCTCCATTTCGGAGTTTATGTACAGGGTTATGCTGTAAATCCTATAGAATGGATGGATCCAAGATGGATTAAGCTAAATGTTACAAATGTAATTAATGGGGCGAAAAGGATAATCAATAAATGA